One region of Ornithorhynchus anatinus isolate Pmale09 chromosome X5, mOrnAna1.pri.v4, whole genome shotgun sequence genomic DNA includes:
- the LOC100089376 gene encoding histone H2B type 2-E codes for MPEPAKSAPAPKKGSKKAVTKAQKKDGKKRKRSRKESYSIYVYKVLKQVHPDTGISSKAMGIMNSFVNDIFERIAGEASRLAHYNKRSTITSREIQTAVRLLLPGELAKHAVSEGTKAVTKYTSSK; via the coding sequence ATGCCTGAACCGGCCAAGTCCGCTCCGGCCCCCAAGAAGGGCTCCAAGAAAGCGGTGACCAAAGCGCAGAAGAAAGACGGGAAGAAGCGCAAGCGGAGCCGCAAGGAGAGCTACTCCATCTACGTGTACAAGGTGCTGAAGCAGGTCCACCCCGACACGGGCATCTCGTCCAAGGCCATGGGCATCATGAACTCGTTCGTCAACGACATCTTCGAGCGCATCGCCGGCGAGGCTTCCCGCCTGGCGCACTACAACAAGCGCTCCACCATCACGTCCCGGGAGATCCAGACGGCCGTGCGCCTGCTGCTGCCCGGGGAGCTGGCCAAGCACGCCGTGTCCGAGGGCACCAAGGCCGTCACCAAGTACACCAGCTCCAAGTAA
- the LOC100092203 gene encoding uncharacterized protein LOC100092203 has product MSGRGKGGKGLGKGGAKRHRKVLRDNIQGITKPAIRRLARRGGVKRISGLIYEETRGVLKVFLENVIRDAVTYTEHAKRKTVTAMDVVYALKRQGRTLYGFGGTSTMARTKQTARKSTGGKAPRKQLATKAARKSAPATGGVKKPHRYRPGTVALREIRRYQKSTELLIRKLPFQRLVREIAQDFKTDLRFQSSAVMALQEASEAYLVGLFEDTNLANMSGRGKGGKGLGKGGAKRHRKVLRDNIQGITKPAIRRLARRGGVKRISGLIYEETRGVLKVFLENVIRDAVTYTEHAKRKTVTAMDVVYALKRQGRTLYGFGG; this is encoded by the exons ATGTCTGGTCGTGGTAAAGGGGGAAAGGGCCTTGGCAAAGGCGGCGCTAAGCGGCACAGGAAGGTTTTACGTGATAACATCCAGGGTATCACCAAGCCTGCCATCCGCCGCCTGGCTCGCCGCGGTGGGGTCAAGCGGATCTCTGGGCTGATCTACGAGGAGACCCGCGGGGTGCTCAAGGTTTTCCTAGAGAACGTGATCCGGGACGCCGTCACCTACACCGAGCACGCCAAGAGGAAGACCGTCACCGCCATGGATGTTGTGTACGCTCTGAAACGGCAGGGTCGCACGCTCTACGGATTCGGCG GTACCTCGACAATGGCTCGTACGAAGCAGACGGCCCGCAAGTCCACCGGCGGCAAGGCGCCCCGCAAGCAGCTGGCCACCAAGGCGGCCCGCAAGAGCGCCCCGGCCACCGGCGGCGTGAAGAAGCCTCACCGCTACCGGCCCGGCACCGTGGCGCTGCGGGAGATCCGCCGCTACCAGAAGTCCACCGAGCTGCTGATCCGCAAGCTGCCCTTCCAGCGGCTGGTGCGGGAGATCGCCCAGGACTTCAAGACGGACCTGCGCTTCCAGAGCTCGGCCGTCATGGCCCTGCAGGAGGCCAGCGAGGCCTACCTGGTGGGGCTCTTCGAGGACACCAACCT CGCCAACATGTCTGGACGGGGGAAGGGTGGTAAGGGTTTGGGAAAAGGGGGTGCCAAACGCCACAGGAAGGTGCTCCGCGACAATATCCAAGGCATCACCAAGCCCGCCATCCGCCGCCTCGCTCGCCGTGGCGGTGTCAAGCGTATCTCTGGCCTGATCTATGAGGAAACTCGCGGTGTTCTCAAGGTTTTCCTGGAGAATGTGATCCGCGACGCCGTTACCTACACGGAGCACGCCAAGAGAAAGACCGTTACCGCCATGGATGTGGTCTACGCCCTCAAGCGTCAAGGCCGCACTCTTTATGGATTCGGGGGTTAG
- the LOC100093173 gene encoding histone H2A type 1 → MSGRGKQGGKARAKAKSRSSRAGLQFPVGRVHRLLRKGNYAERVGAGAPVYLAAVLEYLTAEILELAGNAARDNKKTRIIPRHLQLAIRNDEELNKLLGKVTIAQGGVLPNIQAVLLPKKTESHHKAKGK, encoded by the coding sequence ATGTCTGGCCGTGGAAAGCAAGGCGGGAAGGCTCGGGCCAAGGCCAAGTCCCGCTCGTCCCGGGCCGGGCTGCAGTTCCCGGTGGGCCGCGTCCACCGGCTGCTGCGCAAGGGCAACTACGCGgagcgggtgggggcgggcgcgCCCGTCTACCTGGCCGCCGTGCTCGAGTACCTGACGGCCGAGATCCTGGAGCTGGCGGGCAACGCGGCCCGCGACAACAAGAAGACCCGCATCATCCCGCGGCACCTGCAGCTGGCCATCCGCAACGACGAGGAGCTCAACAAGCTGCTGGGCAAGGTCACCATCGCCCAGGGCGGCGTCCTGCCCAACatccaggccgtgctgctccccaaGAAGACCGAGAGCCACCACAAGGCTAAAGGCAAATAA
- the LOC100093163 gene encoding histone H2B type 1-O, with translation MPDPAKSAPAPKKGSKKAVTKAQKKDGKKRKRSRKESYSIYVYKVLKQVHPDTGISSKAMGIMNSFVNDIFERIAGEASRLAHYNKRSTITSREIQTAVRLLLPGELAKHAVSEGTKAVTKYTSSK, from the coding sequence ATGCCTGACCCCGCCAAGTCCGCCCCAGCCCCCAAGAAGGGCTCGAAGAAGGCGGTGACCAAAGCGCAGAAGAAGGACGGGAAGAAGCGCAAGCGGAGCCGCAAGGAGAGCTACTCCATCTACGTGTACAAGGTGCTGAAGCAGGTCCACCCCGACACGGGCATCTCGTCCAAGGCCATGGGCATCATGAACTCGTTCGTCAACGACATCTTCGAGCGCATCGCCGGCGAGGCTTCCCGCCTGGCGCACTACAACAAGCGCTCCACCATCACGTCCCGGGAGATCCAGACGGCCGTGCGCCTGCTGCTGCCCGGGGAGCTGGCCAAGCACGCCGTGTCCGAGGGCACCAAGGCCGTCACCAAGTACACCAGCTCCAAGTAA
- the LOC100093165 gene encoding histone H3, protein MARTKQTARKSTGGKAPRKQLATKAARKSAPATGGVKKPHRYRPGTVALREIRRYQKSTELLIRKLPFQRLVREIAQDFKTDLRFQSSAVMALQEASEAYLVGLFEDTNLCAIHAKRVTIMPKDIQLARRIRGERA, encoded by the coding sequence ATGGCTCGTACGAAGCAGACGGCCCGCAAGTCCACCGGCGGCAAGGCGCCCCGCAAGCAGCTGGCCACCAAGGCGGCCCGCAAGAGCGCCCCGGCCACCGGCGGCGTGAAGAAGCCTCACCGCTACCGGCCCGGCACCGTGGCGCTGCGGGAGATCCGCCGCTACCAGAAGTCCACCGAGCTGCTGATCCGCAAGCTGCCCTTCCAGCGGCTGGTGCGGGAGATCGCCCAGGACTTCAAGACGGACCTGCGCTTCCAGAGCTCGGCCGTCATGGCCCTGCAGGAGGCCAGCGAGGCCTACCTGGTGGGGCTCTTCGAGGACACCAACCTGTGCGCCATCCACGCCAAGCGGGTCACCATCATGCCCAAGGACATCCAGCTGGCCCGCCGCATCCGCGGGGAACGGGCGTAG
- the LOC114808000 gene encoding histone H3, which translates to MARTKQTARKSTGGKAPRKQLATKAARKSAPATGGVKKPHRYRPGTVALREIRRYQKSTELLIRKLPFQRLVREIAQDFKTDLRFQSSAVMALQEASEAYLVGLFEDTNLCAIHAKRVTIMPKDIQLARRIRGERA; encoded by the coding sequence ATGGCTCGTACGAAGCAGACGGCCCGCAAGTCCACCGGGGGCAAGGCGCCCCGCAAGCAGCTGGCCACCAAGGCGGCCCGCAAGAGCGCCCCGGCCACCGGCGGCGTGAAGAAGCCTCACCGCTACCGGCCCGGCACCGTGGCGCTGCGGGAGATCCGCCGCTACCAGAAGTCCACCGAGCTGCTGATCCGCAAGCTGCCCTTCCAGCGGCTGGTGCGGGAGATCGCCCAGGACTTCAAGACGGACCTGCGCTTCCAGAGCTCGGCCGTCATGGCCCTGCAGGAGGCCAGCGAGGCCTACCTGGTGGGGCTCTTCGAGGACACCAACCTGTGCGCCATCCACGCCAAGCGGGTCACCATCATGCCCAAGGACATCCAGCTGGCCCGCCGCATCCGCGGAGAGAGGGCTTAA
- the LOC100681347 gene encoding histone H1.4-like, translating into MSETAPAVPAAPAAPAPAEKAPVKKKARKPAAGGARRKAAGPSVSELITKAVAASKERNGVSLAALKKALAAAGYDVEKNNSRIKLGLKSLVAKGTLVQTKGTGASGSFKINKKAAGSEGKAKPKAKKSAAAAKPKKSAGAAKKPKKPAASGARKSVKKTPKKAKKPAAAAAGAKKSAKTPKKAKAVKPKKAAKSPAKPKAAKPKAAKPKAAKPKATKPKKAAAAKKK; encoded by the coding sequence ATGTCGGAGACAGCTCCCGCCGTACCCGCCGCTCccgcagccccggcccccgcggagaAGGCCCCGGTCAAGAAGAAGGCCAGGAAGCCGGCGGCGGGTGGAGCGCGGCGCAAAGCCGCGGGTCCCTCGGTGTCCGAGCTGATCACCAAGGCGGTGGCGGCGTCCAAGGAGCGCAACGGGGTGTCCCTGGCCGCGCTGAAGAAGGCGCTGGCCGCCGCCGGCTACGACGTGGAGAAGAACAACAGCCGCATCAAGCTGGGGCTCAAGAGCCTGGTCGCCAAGGGCACCTTGGTGCAGACCAAGGGCACCGGCGCCTCGGGCTCCTTCAAGATCAACAAGAAGGCGGCCGGCTCCGAGGGCAAGGCCAAGCCCAAAGCCAAGAAGTCAGCGGCCGCGGCTAAGCCCAAGAAATCGGCCGGGGCCGCCAAGAAGCCCAAGAAGCCCGCGGCCTCCGGAGCCAGGAAGAGCGTGAAAAAGACGCCCAAGAAAGCTAAGAAGCCTGCAGCCGCGGCGGCCGGAGCCAAGAAATCTGCTAAGACCCCGAAGAAGGCCAAGGCTGTTAAACCCAAGAAAGCGGCCAAGAGCCCGGCCAAGCCTAAGGCGGCCAAGCCCAAAGCGGCCAAGCCCAAGGCTGCGAAACCCAAAGCGACCAAGCCCAAAAAGGCAGCGGCGGCCAAGAAGAAGTAA